A region from the Legionellales bacterium genome encodes:
- the ispD gene encoding 2-C-methyl-D-erythritol 4-phosphate cytidylyltransferase — protein sequence MINKIPSFWVIIPAAGLSARMQLDIPKQYLSICHYTILEHAANVFLNIPEVIQLMIAVHPDDERWKLTALATNPRCQFIVGGKHRAQSVLHALRALKNRANPEDWVMVHDAARPCLQVASILKLLNHCQQENSGAILGLPVRETLKQVKNNKIITTIDREQLWQAQTPQCFRYQELTLALEHAENNQLSVTDEAMAMELAGFKVGMIMGDANNIKITYPGDELLAQVYLKENKYV from the coding sequence ATGATTAACAAAATTCCATCATTTTGGGTGATTATTCCTGCGGCGGGCTTAAGTGCGCGGATGCAGTTGGATATTCCTAAACAATATCTTAGCATTTGTCATTATACGATCCTCGAGCATGCCGCTAATGTTTTTTTAAATATTCCTGAAGTTATTCAGCTCATGATTGCGGTTCATCCAGACGATGAACGTTGGAAACTCACAGCCTTAGCCACCAATCCCCGCTGCCAATTTATTGTGGGGGGCAAACACCGCGCCCAATCTGTATTACATGCGTTACGCGCACTCAAAAATCGTGCAAACCCAGAAGATTGGGTGATGGTGCACGATGCTGCGCGCCCCTGTCTGCAAGTGGCAAGTATTTTAAAATTATTGAATCATTGCCAACAAGAAAATAGTGGTGCAATTTTAGGATTGCCGGTGCGCGAAACACTTAAACAGGTGAAGAATAATAAAATTATTACCACGATCGATCGAGAACAATTATGGCAAGCGCAAACGCCGCAATGTTTTCGTTATCAGGAATTAACTTTAGCGTTAGAACACGCCGAAAACAATCAATTATCCGTAACCGACGAAGCCATGGCGATGGAATTAGCAGGATTTAAAGTTGGTATGATCATGGGTGATGCGAATAATATTAAAATTACCTATCCAGGTGATGAATTGCTTGCACAAGTTTATCTTAAGGAAAATAAATATGTTTAG
- the surE gene encoding 5'/3'-nucleotidase SurE, with protein MRILVSNDDGINAPGLAALANAMQQFGEVYVVAPDRNRSGASNSLTLSRPLRVTEHGNNRFSIDGTPTDCVHLAITGLLPAPPDLVVSGVNAGANLGDDVFYSGTVAAAMEGRFMGLPSLAISLAGEKLKYYESAAHIAVRIVEQLLHDPLPRSTILNINIPELPLEKIKSVEITRLGTRHCAEPAIASEDPRGAKIYWIGLPGAVEDAGPGTDFFAIKNDQVSITPLQLDLTQYQLFEQISSWLSRRNFIQGKK; from the coding sequence GTGAGAATTTTAGTATCGAACGACGATGGTATTAATGCGCCAGGCTTAGCTGCCCTTGCTAATGCCATGCAACAATTTGGTGAAGTGTATGTGGTAGCACCCGATCGTAATCGCAGCGGTGCCAGTAATTCCTTAACCTTATCGCGACCTTTGCGTGTCACTGAACACGGTAACAACCGTTTTTCGATTGACGGCACACCAACCGATTGCGTGCATTTAGCGATCACAGGTTTACTGCCCGCACCACCGGACTTAGTCGTTTCTGGTGTTAATGCGGGTGCCAATTTAGGTGATGATGTGTTTTATTCAGGTACCGTGGCTGCCGCCATGGAAGGGCGATTTATGGGCTTGCCTTCGCTTGCTATTTCATTAGCGGGGGAAAAATTAAAATATTACGAATCGGCCGCTCACATCGCGGTGAGAATTGTCGAACAATTATTACATGATCCCTTACCCCGCAGTACGATTTTAAATATTAATATTCCAGAGTTACCGTTAGAAAAAATCAAAAGTGTTGAAATCACCCGCTTAGGCACTCGCCATTGCGCAGAACCGGCCATTGCCAGCGAAGATCCACGCGGTGCAAAAATTTATTGGATTGGCTTACCAGGAGCAGTAGAAGATGCAGGCCCAGGCACGGATTTTTTTGCGATTAAAAACGATCAAGTGTCGATAACCCCCTTACAATTGGATTTAACCCAATATCAACTCTTCGAACAAATTTCGAGTTGGTTATCACGGCGTAATTTTATTCAAGGCAAAAAATGA
- a CDS encoding peptidoglycan DD-metalloendopeptidase family protein: MQRYVYILFIFALLQLSACARDTSALAPVVNGGATPAPQAMSYRSQTATPIAQQSLQVFHYSSNTPTIKPTPTPRHSQEVKPSNPAPVKTLIATAPQHSSAWQWPARGKVIQTYSAENKGINIAGKYGEPVMTTAAGVVVYAGSGLRGYGKLLIIKHNDNFLSAYAHNSELLVKEGDTIKRNQIIARMGKNNAGQVLLHFEIRNNGKPVDPLQFLARR, encoded by the coding sequence ATGCAGCGTTATGTATATATACTTTTTATCTTTGCACTCCTTCAACTGAGCGCCTGTGCGCGCGACACCTCGGCATTAGCTCCGGTGGTGAATGGCGGAGCGACGCCTGCTCCTCAGGCAATGTCGTATCGTTCGCAAACCGCTACACCGATTGCGCAACAATCATTGCAAGTGTTTCACTATTCTTCAAACACACCCACGATAAAACCTACGCCCACACCTAGACATTCCCAAGAAGTCAAACCATCTAATCCTGCACCTGTGAAAACGCTCATTGCAACGGCACCACAGCATTCCTCTGCTTGGCAGTGGCCAGCGCGCGGTAAAGTCATTCAAACGTATTCCGCCGAAAATAAAGGAATTAATATTGCGGGAAAATATGGCGAGCCAGTGATGACTACCGCAGCAGGTGTGGTAGTATATGCAGGTAGTGGTTTACGCGGTTATGGTAAGTTGCTTATTATCAAGCATAATGATAATTTCCTGAGTGCTTATGCGCATAATAGCGAACTCTTAGTAAAAGAGGGCGATACCATCAAGCGCAACCAAATCATTGCACGAATGGGAAAAAACAATGCAGGGCAAGTATTATTGCACTTTGAAATTCGTAATAATGGTAAACCGGTTGACCCCTTGCAATTTTTAGCACGTCGCTAA
- the ispF gene encoding 2-C-methyl-D-erythritol 2,4-cyclodiphosphate synthase, producing the protein MFRIGNGFDVHPFEAGKKLILGGIEIPHTHGMSAHTDGDVVLHAIMDALLGALALGDLGHFFRDEDESLKNAPSSLLLKKIIALMNNQNYEIVNIDTTIIAQQPKMAPHIQSMRETIASLLQIEITCVSVKATTTDHLGAIGRQEGIAVLSTILLKSLK; encoded by the coding sequence ATGTTTAGAATTGGCAATGGTTTTGATGTTCATCCTTTTGAGGCAGGAAAAAAATTAATCTTAGGCGGCATTGAAATTCCTCATACGCATGGCATGAGCGCGCATACCGATGGCGATGTCGTCTTGCATGCCATTATGGATGCCCTATTAGGCGCGCTGGCATTAGGCGATTTGGGGCATTTTTTTCGCGACGAAGATGAGTCATTAAAGAATGCGCCATCGTCATTATTATTAAAAAAAATAATCGCCTTAATGAATAATCAAAATTATGAAATTGTGAATATCGATACCACCATTATTGCTCAGCAACCGAAAATGGCCCCCCATATTCAATCCATGCGTGAGACCATTGCAAGCTTATTGCAGATTGAGATAACTTGTGTGAGTGTAAAAGCCACTACTACCGATCATCTCGGTGCCATTGGGCGTCAAGAAGGAATTGCTGTATTAAGTACGATATTACTAAAATCACTTAAATAA
- a CDS encoding DedA family protein, giving the protein MKLFSRLFLRVMNWSRHRHAPYYLSGLSFAEASFFPIPPDVMLVPMSMAEPKRSWYFAWLTTLFSVLGGLFGYLMGYALFEIITPYLINWGYWDTYQQALNGFNEWGFWAVIIAGFTPIPYKIFTLAAGSLHMALMPFILASFIGRGARFFLIALIMRYCGVRLEQSLIHRLDRLMIILISLFILGFIGWLCYKNLF; this is encoded by the coding sequence ATGAAACTATTTTCCCGCTTATTTTTACGGGTGATGAATTGGTCGCGCCATCGTCATGCGCCTTATTATTTAAGCGGGTTGAGTTTTGCAGAAGCGTCTTTTTTTCCCATCCCACCCGATGTCATGCTTGTACCTATGAGCATGGCAGAACCCAAACGCAGTTGGTATTTTGCATGGTTAACCACGCTATTTTCCGTTCTAGGCGGATTATTTGGCTACCTGATGGGATATGCCTTATTTGAAATAATTACCCCCTATTTAATTAATTGGGGATATTGGGATACCTATCAACAAGCGTTAAACGGGTTTAATGAATGGGGCTTTTGGGCGGTGATTATTGCGGGTTTTACTCCTATTCCCTATAAAATTTTTACTCTGGCCGCTGGCAGTTTGCATATGGCGTTAATGCCCTTTATCTTGGCGTCGTTTATAGGTCGTGGTGCCCGTTTTTTTTTAATTGCGCTCATTATGCGCTATTGTGGTGTGCGACTTGAACAATCCTTAATTCATCGGCTTGATCGCTTAATGATTATCCTGATTTCACTATTTATACTTGGCTTTATCGGCTGGCTTTGTTATAAGAATCTTTTTTAA